Part of the Geodermatophilus obscurus DSM 43160 genome is shown below.
GGAAGTTGGTCGATTGGCGCGAACTGTGGAACGCCCGTGAGATCGCTGCCTTCTTGGCCCTGCGCGACCTCCGCATCCGCTACAAGCAGGCGATCCTCGGCGCTGCATGGGTGGTGCTCCAGCCACTGGTCACCGTCGCCGCGTTCACGCTCGTGTTCGATCACCTCGCCGGGGTCGACACTCGTGGTGTCCCCTACGTCGCCTTCGCGCTCGCGGGCTTGTTGAGCTGGAGCTACGTGTCCCGGTGCATCGCCCGCGGCAGCGAGGTCCTCGTCGGGGACTCGGCGCTGGTCACAAAGGTGTACTTCCCGCGCTTGGCCGCCCCGCTGGCCACGCTGCTGCCGCCGCTGGTCGACCTGGTGGTCGGGCTGGTAGCCCTGGCCGTTGTCTGCGTCGTCTTGGACGTCGTGCCCACGGCCGGTCTGCTGCTGCTACCGGTTTGGCTGCTGCTTCTCGCTCTCACGGCGCTCGGCCCGACCTGCTTTCTTTCAGCGGTCAACGTCCGCTTTCGTGATGCCGGCCAGATGGTTCCCACCGCGCTGCAAGTCCTGCTCTTCCTGAGCCCGGTCGCCTATTCAGCGGCGTCCCTCGAGGGCGCCGCGCGGTACGCCTACGCCCTGAACCCCGTGGTGGGTGTGATCGAGTTCGGTCGATTCGTCCTCGTCGGCGGTCCCTGGCCCGGAACGGTCATCGCTGTCTCGACCGCCGTGTCCGTCCTCCTCGCCGTCCTGGGGATCCGGTACTTCCTCCGAGCGTCCCGGGCTTTTGCGGACGTGATCTGACGTGGATCGGGTGCAGGTCGACCGGGTCAGCAAGCGTTACGTCCTCGGGGAGCAGCGCAACCTGCGCGAGAGCCTCGCCGCGGCGGTCCGCCAGCACCGCCAGGAGCGACGCGAGCTGTGGTCGCTGCGGGACGTCGACCTGACCGTCGGTGATGGCGAGGCCGTGGGCTTCGTGGGCCGGAACGGAGCGGGCAAGAGCACCTTGCTCAAGATCCTCATGCGCATCACCACGCCGACCAGGGGTGAGGCCCGGATGCGTGGTCGGGTTGCGGGACTGCTCGAGGTCGGCACGGGCTTCCATCCCGAATTGACCGGTCGGGAGAACGTGTTCCTCAACGCGGCGGTCCTCGGGATGAGCCGCGCGGACACCGTTCGACGGTTCGACGAGATCGTCGACTTCTCCGGTGTCGAGCAGTTCCTCGACACCCCGGTGAAGCGGTACTCCAGCGGGATGTACCTCCGGCTGGCCTTCGCGGTCGCCGCGCACCTCGAACCCGACGTCCTCGTGGTCGACGAGGTACTGGCGGTCGGCGATGCCGAGTTCCAGCGCAAGTGCATGAACCGGATGTCAGAGGCGGGGGCGGAAGGGCGGACGGTCATCTTCGTGAGCCACGACCTCGCTGCTCTGAGCCGGCTCTGTTCCCGCGCGGTCTGGCTGGAGGCCGGTGTGATCCGCGACGACGGCCCGACCGCGTCCATCGTGCGGGGCTACCTGACCTCCGGCTTCGCCGGTAGCACGGCCAACGCGCCGCGCGGCGGTTCGGCGGCAGGGCACATCCTCCAGGTGAGGGTGGAGCCCCTCGACGGCTCGTCCCGGCCGCTCTTCCGCGACGAACCGATACGTATCGTCGTTCAATTCGAGGTCCTCGAGGAGCGCTTGGGGCTCGACGTAGCGGTGTCCTTGACCAATCACCGCGGCATCGGTGTGCTCGACGAGACCTTGAGCCACGTCCAGACCAACCAGTTCCCGGTCGGGAAGCACGAGGTCGCGCTCGAGGTCCCGCCCGTGCTCGCGCACGGCGACTATACGATCGGGGTGTGGTTGGGAACACCACACGAGGACGTGCAGCACGAGCGGTCAGTGCTTCGCTTCAC
Proteins encoded:
- a CDS encoding ABC transporter permease yields the protein MSADSGSPWTVNSAQGKLVDWRELWNAREIAAFLALRDLRIRYKQAILGAAWVVLQPLVTVAAFTLVFDHLAGVDTRGVPYVAFALAGLLSWSYVSRCIARGSEVLVGDSALVTKVYFPRLAAPLATLLPPLVDLVVGLVALAVVCVVLDVVPTAGLLLLPVWLLLLALTALGPTCFLSAVNVRFRDAGQMVPTALQVLLFLSPVAYSAASLEGAARYAYALNPVVGVIEFGRFVLVGGPWPGTVIAVSTAVSVLLAVLGIRYFLRASRAFADVI
- a CDS encoding ABC transporter ATP-binding protein — its product is MQVDRVSKRYVLGEQRNLRESLAAAVRQHRQERRELWSLRDVDLTVGDGEAVGFVGRNGAGKSTLLKILMRITTPTRGEARMRGRVAGLLEVGTGFHPELTGRENVFLNAAVLGMSRADTVRRFDEIVDFSGVEQFLDTPVKRYSSGMYLRLAFAVAAHLEPDVLVVDEVLAVGDAEFQRKCMNRMSEAGAEGRTVIFVSHDLAALSRLCSRAVWLEAGVIRDDGPTASIVRGYLTSGFAGSTANAPRGGSAAGHILQVRVEPLDGSSRPLFRDEPIRIVVQFEVLEERLGLDVAVSLTNHRGIGVLDETLSHVQTNQFPVGKHEVALEVPPVLAHGDYTIGVWLGTPHEDVQHERSVLRFTLHGEESVQRDRVVVLGLPFRVRQLDGEPSS